Proteins from one Clostridium cellulovorans 743B genomic window:
- a CDS encoding S8 family serine peptidase, with the protein MRKRLFGVIVSVFFLISLFSLIHPQSVLAGDSVEKKVNIENFNADKDTIIQNEIVVKYKNNQSNSKIFSYFGISRNTESKIEKIKVDNKDQLEQRINELQNDPNVESIQPNYKYEKFDIDNTSANNTVHAMTSITGVNDNQWYLERLQIPELWSQSTGKGIKIAVLDTGIDSNHEDLVGKVVGGQDFTGTGSYLDNNGHGTFVAGIIAADRANNIGISGIAYDSKLLSVKVLNKDGYGDTTTISKGIKWAADNGAKILNLSLGTSKDDAILKEAVNYAVSKGCIIIASSGNYGLQGITYPAAYDNVIAVGAINESTQWCYFSNFGQELDLVAPGSKIYSTVPQSINALKYMTYSGTSASTAIVSGEVSLLLSKQPQLTVKDILSKIKETSIGIGFYTDEALLYGNGILDLKKIFTGEYSNYSFNRIESRDNNTIDNAERVYNSTAFPYVELNPHSDVDWYRLDIPEDTVAKITITTPQKNIYANIFSDNFYYPDRILKVDGKSEYYISNYYSNRNFYLELYTPNLEPSNCSLNIQYLSINDPSIPKDQTLKYSIDSISQGKVITGNTLDISGWALSKLGITKVEAIVDNQGFELQYGLSRPDVYNAFKDYNDKESGFSSSLNISDIPYGTHSLKLMFTDSRGVISFSNAITFTTIDTLKYSLDTTKSEMTVSGNSLLIAGWALSNASIAKIEAIIDNDNPVALKYGLSRPDVYNAFKGYNNKNAGFSSYINIAKYGYGSHTLQVRLTYVGGRIEILQQIQFNISGTLKSNLDTLKSNDIITGKYINIAGWAISKAGIIKVEAVIYDKAYTLSYGSNRPDVYNAFKDYNNSKAGFSGTIDASKLPIGNYPLYIRITEVGGRVTIDNGRSFRVQNALYCLDTPKAKQLVYGNKLQVSGWALSDSGVAKVEMLVNDTAKTLNYGISRSDVYNAFPKFNNKNAGFSADIDISKLPYGTIKLKLRITDKLGRVWTQEQVNELEVEIKDTAIFGIDTPKDTQSVTGNTLNISGWALSKSGITKLEVLIDDIPYPLTYGISRPDVYNAYKSYNNQSAGFKGTVDISKLDYGYHHLKIRATNRDGRVSVSQIHGFGMDSTLQYNLETPTYFEKITNGSLNIRGWVLSKFGITKVEALIGDQCYEVQYNVSRPDIYNIYKDYKNLNSGFNESLDVSNIPKGSHLLLLRFTDGRGIVNSGPLISVDIQ; encoded by the coding sequence TTGAGAAAAAGATTATTCGGGGTAATAGTTAGTGTTTTTTTTCTAATTAGTTTATTTAGTCTTATACATCCACAATCAGTTTTAGCAGGGGATTCTGTTGAAAAAAAGGTTAATATCGAGAATTTCAATGCTGATAAAGATACCATTATCCAAAATGAAATTGTTGTGAAATATAAAAACAATCAAAGTAATTCAAAAATATTCAGCTATTTTGGAATCTCTAGAAATACTGAGTCAAAAATTGAGAAAATAAAGGTTGATAACAAAGACCAATTAGAGCAACGTATAAATGAATTGCAAAATGACCCAAATGTAGAAAGTATTCAACCAAACTATAAATACGAGAAATTTGACATAGACAATACATCTGCAAATAATACAGTTCACGCCATGACGTCAATTACTGGGGTCAACGATAATCAATGGTATTTGGAAAGACTTCAAATTCCAGAACTATGGTCTCAAAGTACTGGAAAAGGTATCAAAATAGCAGTTCTTGATACAGGTATAGATTCAAACCACGAAGATTTAGTTGGTAAAGTAGTAGGTGGACAAGACTTCACTGGTACAGGCTCATATTTAGACAACAATGGCCACGGAACCTTTGTAGCTGGTATTATTGCTGCAGATAGAGCAAATAATATAGGTATCTCTGGAATTGCATATGATTCAAAATTATTGTCAGTTAAGGTACTTAATAAGGACGGATATGGTGATACAACTACTATATCAAAAGGTATAAAATGGGCAGCCGACAATGGTGCAAAAATTTTAAATCTAAGCTTAGGAACATCAAAAGATGATGCTATATTAAAGGAAGCTGTTAATTATGCTGTTTCAAAAGGTTGCATTATTATCGCATCATCAGGTAACTATGGTTTACAAGGCATAACTTATCCTGCTGCTTACGATAATGTTATAGCAGTTGGAGCAATAAATGAATCTACTCAATGGTGTTATTTTTCAAATTTTGGACAAGAACTCGATTTAGTAGCACCTGGTTCAAAAATATATTCAACTGTTCCACAATCTATAAATGCTTTAAAATATATGACTTATTCAGGAACCTCAGCATCAACGGCAATAGTTTCCGGAGAAGTTTCTCTATTATTGAGCAAACAACCACAATTAACTGTAAAAGATATTTTAAGTAAGATTAAAGAAACATCAATTGGTATAGGATTTTATACTGATGAAGCATTACTTTACGGGAATGGAATCTTGGATTTGAAAAAAATATTTACTGGAGAATATTCCAATTACTCCTTTAACAGAATAGAGAGTAGAGATAATAATACTATTGATAATGCAGAAAGAGTATATAACTCTACAGCATTTCCTTACGTTGAATTAAATCCTCACTCTGATGTTGATTGGTATAGGCTAGATATCCCAGAGGATACTGTAGCAAAGATTACAATCACTACTCCACAAAAGAATATATATGCTAATATATTTTCGGACAACTTCTATTATCCAGATAGGATTTTAAAAGTCGATGGTAAATCTGAATATTATATATCGAACTATTATAGCAATAGAAATTTCTATTTAGAACTATATACTCCAAATTTAGAGCCAAGTAATTGCTCTTTAAATATACAATACTTATCAATAAATGATCCTTCAATTCCAAAGGATCAAACCTTAAAATACTCAATTGATAGTATATCTCAAGGAAAAGTTATCACTGGAAACACCTTAGATATCAGCGGGTGGGCTTTAAGTAAACTTGGTATTACTAAAGTAGAAGCAATAGTAGATAATCAAGGCTTTGAACTGCAATATGGCCTTAGTAGACCAGATGTATATAATGCCTTTAAGGATTATAATGATAAAGAGTCAGGTTTTAGCAGTTCATTAAATATAAGTGATATACCTTACGGAACCCATAGTTTAAAATTAATGTTTACAGATAGTAGAGGAGTTATCTCTTTTTCAAATGCCATTACATTTACTACTATTGATACACTAAAGTACAGCTTAGATACTACAAAATCGGAAATGACTGTAAGTGGTAATTCATTGTTGATAGCAGGTTGGGCTCTAAGTAACGCTAGTATAGCTAAAATAGAAGCAATAATAGATAATGATAATCCTGTGGCACTGAAATATGGATTATCAAGACCAGACGTATATAATGCCTTCAAAGGATATAATAATAAAAATGCAGGTTTTAGTTCATATATAAACATAGCCAAATACGGTTATGGCTCCCATACGCTGCAGGTACGACTTACTTATGTAGGCGGTAGAATCGAAATTTTACAACAAATACAATTTAATATTAGTGGAACTTTAAAATCTAATCTTGATACTTTAAAATCCAATGATATAATCACAGGAAAATACATTAATATAGCCGGATGGGCTATAAGTAAAGCTGGTATCATAAAAGTTGAGGCAGTAATTTATGATAAAGCATATACTCTTAGTTATGGTTCTAACAGACCAGACGTATATAATGCCTTTAAAGATTACAACAATTCAAAAGCAGGGTTTAGTGGTACAATAGATGCTAGTAAACTTCCTATAGGAAACTATCCATTATATATTAGGATTACTGAAGTAGGTGGAAGAGTAACAATTGATAATGGCAGAAGTTTTAGAGTACAAAATGCTTTATACTGCCTAGATACTCCTAAAGCAAAACAACTTGTTTATGGAAATAAGCTTCAAGTAAGCGGATGGGCACTAAGTGATTCAGGAGTAGCAAAAGTTGAAATGTTAGTAAATGATACTGCTAAGACTTTAAATTATGGAATTAGTAGGTCTGATGTTTACAATGCATTCCCAAAATTCAACAACAAGAATGCTGGATTTAGTGCAGACATAGATATTAGCAAGTTACCATATGGTACTATAAAATTAAAATTGAGAATTACTGATAAGTTAGGACGTGTCTGGACACAAGAACAAGTAAATGAACTTGAAGTTGAAATTAAAGATACCGCTATATTTGGAATAGATACTCCAAAGGATACACAATCGGTGACAGGAAACACATTAAATATTAGTGGTTGGGCATTAAGTAAGTCTGGAATAACTAAACTTGAAGTGTTAATAGATGATATACCATATCCTCTAACTTATGGTATTAGCAGACCAGATGTATATAATGCTTATAAAAGTTATAATAATCAAAGTGCTGGTTTTAAAGGAACCGTAGATATAAGTAAGCTTGATTATGGATATCATCATTTGAAGATAAGAGCTACTAATAGAGATGGACGAGTATCAGTGTCACAAATACATGGATTTGGCATGGATAGTACACTACAATACAATCTAGAAACTCCAACCTATTTTGAAAAGATTACAAATGGATCTTTAAACATACGTGGATGGGTATTAAGTAAGTTCGGGATAACAAAAGTAGAAGCACTTATTGGAGATCAATGTTATGAGGTCCAATATAATGTAAGTAGACCTGATATCTATAATATTTATAAAGACTATAAAAACTTGAATTCAGGTTTTAATGAAAGTTTAGATGTAAGTAACATACCAAAAGGTTCTCACTTATTGCTCCTTAGGTTTACTGATGGAAGAGGAATAGTAAACTCCGGACCACTCATATCCGTAGATATTCAATAG
- a CDS encoding IS3 family transposase — protein sequence MKKDPGVDQTALKNREKAVIVDALKNKYSLPLLLEKLDLAKSCYYYQEKVLSKPDKYAQLRKHIKEMFKETKGRYCYRRIYRLLAKDGYTVLEKVVRRIMKQENLVVKIRKNRKYNSYKGEISQAVSNIIERNFRAHKPNQKWLTDITEFAIPAGKVYLSPIVDCFDGLLPCWTISTCPDSNLVNSMLDSAIALLNDNEYPIVHSHRGCHYRWPGWIKRMDKARFTRSMSKKGCSPDNSACEGLFGRLKNEMFYNQDWSGVSIEEFIDTLNVYLVGYNERRIKILLGNMSPKEYRQSLRFPA from the coding sequence ATTAAAAAAGACCCAGGCGTCGACCAGACAGCTCTCAAAAATCGGGAGAAGGCAGTGATAGTCGATGCCCTGAAAAATAAATACTCACTGCCACTATTGTTGGAAAAATTAGATCTTGCAAAGAGTTGTTATTATTATCAAGAGAAGGTTTTATCCAAGCCAGATAAATATGCTCAGTTACGTAAACACATAAAGGAAATGTTCAAAGAAACCAAAGGGCGCTATTGTTACCGTCGTATTTATAGGCTGTTAGCCAAAGACGGTTATACAGTTTTAGAAAAAGTTGTCAGACGAATAATGAAACAAGAAAATCTGGTAGTAAAAATTCGAAAGAACCGAAAATACAACTCTTATAAAGGAGAAATATCACAAGCTGTTTCAAATATTATAGAAAGAAATTTTCGTGCACATAAACCCAATCAAAAATGGCTTACTGACATAACAGAGTTTGCTATTCCTGCCGGAAAAGTATATCTGTCTCCGATCGTTGATTGCTTTGATGGTCTATTGCCATGTTGGACAATCAGCACTTGTCCAGATTCAAACTTGGTAAACTCTATGCTCGATAGTGCCATTGCTCTATTAAACGATAATGAGTATCCAATAGTTCATTCTCATAGGGGCTGCCATTACAGATGGCCTGGTTGGATTAAAAGAATGGATAAAGCAAGATTTACGAGATCAATGTCAAAGAAAGGATGTTCTCCGGATAATTCTGCTTGCGAAGGTTTATTTGGACGATTGAAAAACGAAATGTTCTATAATCAAGATTGGTCAGGTGTAAGCATTGAGGAATTCATAGATACACTTAATGTTTATCTTGTAGGGTATAATGAAAGACGGATAAAAATATTATTGGGAAATATGAGCCCTAAGGAGTACAGACAGAGCCTTAGATTTCCAGCTTAG
- a CDS encoding transposase: MRLCNENNSNIRVSTRKALYNWIYDECKPQKQRKILEIINTKMHPRNPPVEVKMNALHRCFELGESIKSVSEDIGYTRASIYAWRKKYLQKSAIALMNDKNIQPDTLEESSVAYNVEVEALKDQMLQMQLEIDILKETINVLKKTQASTRQLSKIGRRQ; encoded by the coding sequence ATGCGGCTCTGTAACGAAAACAATTCAAACATTAGGGTATCTACTAGAAAAGCCTTATACAACTGGATTTATGATGAGTGTAAGCCTCAAAAACAAAGAAAGATACTTGAGATCATTAATACTAAAATGCATCCACGCAATCCGCCTGTTGAAGTGAAAATGAATGCATTACATCGTTGCTTTGAATTGGGAGAAAGTATAAAATCAGTATCAGAGGATATTGGTTATACAAGGGCTAGCATTTATGCCTGGCGAAAAAAGTATCTCCAGAAAAGTGCGATTGCATTAATGAATGATAAAAATATCCAACCAGATACTTTAGAAGAAAGTTCAGTTGCATACAACGTTGAGGTTGAAGCATTAAAGGATCAAATGCTTCAAATGCAGCTTGAAATAGATATTTTAAAAGAAACAATAAATGTATTAAAAAAGACCCAGGCGTCGACCAGACAGCTCTCAAAAATCGGGAGAAGGCAGTGA
- a CDS encoding sensor histidine kinase, whose protein sequence is MAQELHDSVGHTLVALIMHLEFARKICDTNPEKVKQVLIKSEHIAKSSMSNLREAVNIIKEEEIKSFNDSIKNIIDNFHMLNNIEINYRTNRHLDNLSLIIKNSMYKTIKEFITNSIKHGKSTKINIDISLKNNSINLILTDNGIGCNKIIKSNGLLGIENRITSLNGSVNYFSNANFGFKLDISIPISMEEL, encoded by the coding sequence ATGGCTCAAGAGCTTCATGATTCAGTAGGACACACCCTTGTAGCTCTTATTATGCATCTAGAATTTGCAAGAAAGATTTGTGATACAAACCCTGAAAAGGTAAAACAAGTATTAATCAAGTCTGAACATATTGCAAAATCTAGTATGAGTAACCTTAGAGAAGCTGTTAATATAATTAAAGAAGAAGAAATAAAATCTTTTAATGATTCTATAAAAAATATAATCGATAATTTTCATATGCTTAATAATATAGAAATTAATTATAGGACAAATAGACATCTAGATAATTTAAGTCTCATTATCAAAAACTCTATGTATAAAACTATTAAGGAATTTATCACCAATAGCATAAAGCATGGAAAATCAACGAAAATCAATATAGATATTTCACTAAAGAATAATAGTATAAATCTTATTTTAACTGACAATGGAATTGGATGTAACAAAATCATAAAATCAAATGGATTACTTGGAATTGAAAACAGAATTACTTCACTGAATGGATCAGTGAACTACTTTAGCAATGCTAACTTTGGCTTTAAACTAGATATATCCATTCCAATATCAATGGAGGAACTATGA
- a CDS encoding response regulator codes for MINVIIADDQKIVREGIKMILSLYDEINVIGEAENGEELINLLQNFMADVILMDVRMPIIDGVEATKIIKERYIHTKVIILTTFNEDEYIFKAIKNGADGYLLKDVGSEFIINAIRSVYNGAMLLDPEVTVKVVKAFNSITNESKNSNEFDNINNKLNSLTPREIDVAKLVAQGKSNKDICRSLFLTEGTVKNYVTRILGKLELNSRTELAVFINQAGID; via the coding sequence ATGATAAATGTTATAATAGCCGATGATCAGAAAATAGTAAGAGAAGGAATAAAGATGATCTTAAGCTTATATGATGAAATTAACGTAATTGGAGAAGCAGAGAATGGTGAAGAACTAATTAATCTTTTACAAAATTTTATGGCTGATGTGATTCTTATGGATGTTAGAATGCCTATAATCGATGGTGTGGAAGCAACTAAAATCATTAAAGAAAGATATATACATACAAAAGTAATAATACTAACAACCTTTAATGAAGATGAATATATATTTAAAGCAATTAAAAATGGAGCGGATGGTTATCTTCTAAAGGATGTTGGCTCTGAATTTATAATCAATGCAATAAGATCAGTTTACAATGGGGCAATGCTACTTGATCCAGAAGTAACGGTAAAAGTAGTTAAAGCCTTTAACTCAATTACTAATGAAAGCAAAAATTCCAATGAATTTGATAATATAAATAATAAGTTAAATTCACTTACACCAAGAGAAATAGATGTTGCAAAGCTAGTTGCTCAAGGTAAAAGTAATAAAGATATTTGTAGATCTCTCTTTTTAACAGAAGGAACTGTAAAGAATTATGTTACAAGAATTCTTGGAAAACTAGAGTTAAACAGTAGGACTGAATTAGCAGTATTCATTAATCAAGCTGGCATAGACTAG